One window from the genome of Rariglobus hedericola encodes:
- a CDS encoding 3-deoxy-D-arabino-heptulosonate 7-phosphate synthase: MILPKSNRLTPAQLAEVTAIVEPFGCGLQPIVGAVRTIYAIVGDERDELMITRIEGLDYIERVDRIQSPHKLMDRRSDLASHRITLGSVTLGEELLVIAGQCTIDPKNPNFLYETAHAVKEAGANALRGGVWKPRTNPYSFQGDVKSLDILMEAHRRTGLPVDAEVMDETQLHLALDAGVHMLQVGARNALNYSLLRAIGRAVADRKTIVLLKRGLHMGPISEFISAAEYIVSFGNPNVLLCPRGTAPALDGYRNHPDESITPLLKEKTWAPVVVDPSHSVGKASYVPACALAAVAYGADGLCIEAHVQPSKGIGDDPKQALTPEVLGETIRQARQLWTLRQPVKTS; this comes from the coding sequence ATGATCTTACCCAAGAGCAACCGCCTGACTCCCGCGCAACTGGCTGAGGTCACCGCCATCGTCGAGCCGTTCGGATGCGGACTGCAGCCCATCGTGGGTGCGGTTCGCACCATTTACGCCATCGTCGGCGACGAGCGCGACGAGTTGATGATCACGCGCATCGAGGGCCTCGATTACATCGAGCGCGTTGATCGCATCCAGTCGCCGCACAAGCTCATGGACCGCCGGTCCGATCTCGCGAGCCACCGCATCACGCTCGGAAGTGTCACGCTCGGCGAGGAACTTTTGGTGATCGCCGGCCAATGCACCATCGATCCGAAGAATCCCAACTTCCTCTACGAGACCGCTCACGCTGTGAAAGAGGCCGGAGCCAACGCGCTGCGCGGCGGTGTGTGGAAACCGCGCACCAATCCGTATTCGTTTCAAGGTGACGTGAAGTCGCTGGATATTCTCATGGAGGCGCATCGCCGCACCGGCCTGCCGGTCGATGCCGAGGTTATGGATGAGACGCAACTGCACCTCGCGCTCGATGCTGGCGTGCACATGCTCCAAGTCGGTGCGCGCAACGCCCTCAACTACTCGCTGCTCCGTGCCATCGGCCGCGCCGTTGCCGATCGCAAAACCATCGTCCTCCTCAAACGCGGCCTGCACATGGGGCCGATTAGCGAGTTCATTTCCGCCGCGGAATACATCGTGAGTTTCGGCAATCCCAACGTGCTCCTTTGTCCGCGCGGCACCGCTCCGGCGCTCGACGGTTACCGAAATCATCCCGACGAAAGCATCACGCCGCTGCTGAAGGAAAAAACCTGGGCGCCCGTAGTCGTCGATCCGTCGCACTCGGTGGGCAAGGCTTCCTACGTTCCCGCCTGCGCCCTCGCGGCGGTCGCTTACGGCGCCGACGGCCTTTGCATCGAGGCTCACGTCCAGCCGAGCAAGGGAATCGGCGACGATCCGAAACAAGCACTCACACCCGAAGTCCTGGGCGAAACCATCCGGCAGGCGCGTCAATTGTGGACGCTGCGTCAACCGGTCAAAACTTCCTAA
- a CDS encoding sensor histidine kinase, whose amino-acid sequence MPETHVIKFLIVDDLDPNLLALRALLQRDGLEILQARSGSEALELLLVHEVALAILDVQMPGMDGFELAELMRGTERTRRVPIIFLTAGAVDMQRRFRGYELGAVDFLFKPIEPHILQSKAGVFFELAKQREHLQAAQLKLSHYAANLEKIVEERTAQLQETVQELEAFSYSIAHDMRAPLRGMQSFSRLLLEDHAAGLDATGVDFLQRIAGSANRLDGLIRDVLDYTRVLRADVILAPIDLNLLLADILATYPNLHPTNADIRVTGTLPKILGHEAFLTQCLSNLLGNAVKFVRPGLMPLVKIWAQSPSPSIVPDHSGPDFVRLWIEDNGIGIAEKDRVRIFRMFERIHPADKYDGTGIGLTIARKAAERMGGSIGVDPESSKGTRFWIDLKIAGPSSQASVD is encoded by the coding sequence ATGCCCGAGACCCACGTCATCAAGTTTCTGATCGTCGATGACCTCGATCCCAACCTGCTCGCGTTGCGTGCGCTGCTGCAACGCGATGGTCTGGAAATCCTCCAGGCCCGCTCCGGGTCGGAGGCCCTTGAATTGCTCTTGGTCCACGAAGTCGCACTGGCGATTCTCGATGTGCAAATGCCCGGTATGGACGGATTCGAGTTGGCGGAGTTGATGCGTGGCACCGAGCGCACCCGCCGCGTGCCCATCATTTTTCTTACTGCCGGTGCCGTGGACATGCAGCGACGCTTTCGCGGCTACGAACTCGGCGCGGTGGACTTTCTGTTCAAACCCATCGAGCCCCACATTCTGCAAAGTAAAGCCGGCGTTTTCTTCGAACTGGCGAAGCAGCGCGAACACCTGCAGGCCGCACAACTGAAACTATCTCACTACGCAGCCAACCTGGAAAAAATCGTCGAGGAGCGCACCGCGCAGCTGCAGGAAACCGTTCAAGAGCTGGAGGCGTTTTCCTACAGCATCGCGCATGACATGCGTGCGCCGTTGCGCGGAATGCAGAGTTTTTCGCGCCTTCTTCTCGAGGATCACGCCGCCGGTTTGGACGCCACGGGAGTTGATTTCCTCCAGCGTATCGCCGGTTCGGCCAATCGTCTTGATGGGCTCATTCGCGATGTTCTCGACTACACCCGCGTGCTGCGTGCCGACGTGATCTTGGCTCCCATCGATTTAAATCTACTGCTGGCCGACATCCTTGCGACTTACCCGAATCTGCATCCAACCAACGCGGATATTCGCGTGACGGGAACTCTGCCCAAGATTCTCGGCCATGAGGCGTTCCTCACGCAGTGCCTTTCCAACCTGTTGGGCAACGCGGTGAAATTTGTCCGTCCGGGTTTGATGCCTCTCGTGAAAATTTGGGCGCAATCCCCCTCCCCCTCAATCGTGCCTGATCACTCGGGTCCGGATTTCGTAAGACTCTGGATTGAGGACAACGGGATCGGCATCGCTGAAAAGGATCGTGTGCGCATTTTCCGCATGTTCGAACGCATCCACCCCGCCGATAAATATGATGGCACGGGCATCGGTCTCACCATCGCCCGCAAGGCCGCGGAACGCATGGGTGGAAGCATCGGGGTCGACCCCGAATCCAGCAAGGGCACCCGCTTTTGGATTGATCTCAAAATAGCCGGACCGAGTTCTCAAGCATCCGTAGATTAA
- a CDS encoding RluA family pseudouridine synthase — MSEEPALNAAPAKPAPEPVDYDIRACAWPPRRGEPREGTVRMIGPEELKTWIVHEDDRLLIISKPGDVVCHPSKAGPWSSLVGAAREYTQLPTVHLVFRLDRETSGIIVLAKDPKMASRLQKAVQERRVTKRYQVIVWGELRDPVTVDQPLGIDLHSPVFVKSAVVRLGDMEAKAAITHFSSEAVANGFSLVRADLETGRKHQIRAHLQWLGHSVVGDKIYGPDSRHYLEFIDHGWTPALEAKLLMDRQALHCAEIGLEPAGLPFTFRAPLPADMTAFAKAKGLL, encoded by the coding sequence GTGAGCGAGGAACCTGCGCTGAATGCGGCGCCGGCCAAGCCCGCGCCGGAGCCGGTCGATTACGACATCCGCGCGTGCGCCTGGCCGCCGCGTCGCGGAGAACCGCGCGAGGGCACGGTGCGCATGATCGGACCGGAAGAATTGAAAACGTGGATCGTGCATGAGGACGACCGCCTCTTGATCATCTCAAAGCCCGGTGACGTGGTGTGTCATCCGTCGAAGGCCGGTCCGTGGTCGAGCCTCGTCGGCGCGGCACGCGAATACACGCAATTGCCTACAGTGCATCTGGTGTTTCGTCTCGATCGTGAGACGAGTGGCATCATCGTCCTCGCGAAGGATCCGAAGATGGCGTCCCGCCTGCAGAAGGCTGTGCAGGAGCGTCGCGTCACCAAACGTTACCAGGTGATCGTGTGGGGCGAATTGCGTGATCCTGTGACGGTCGATCAACCGCTCGGCATAGATCTGCACAGTCCGGTGTTTGTGAAAAGCGCGGTGGTGCGCTTGGGCGACATGGAGGCCAAGGCGGCGATCACGCATTTTTCCAGCGAGGCGGTCGCGAATGGGTTTTCCCTGGTGCGCGCCGATCTGGAAACAGGTCGCAAGCACCAGATCCGCGCGCATCTCCAGTGGCTCGGTCACTCCGTGGTGGGCGATAAAATCTACGGACCCGATTCAAGGCACTACCTTGAGTTCATCGACCACGGCTGGACGCCCGCACTTGAGGCAAAACTCCTGATGGACCGCCAGGCCTTGCACTGCGCCGAGATCGGACTGGAGCCCGCGGGACTTCCATTCACGTTCCGGGCACCGTTGCCAGCGGACATGACGGCCTTCGCGAAGGCCAAGGGACTGCTGTGA
- a CDS encoding S1C family serine protease — protein MTIHPLAVLGAAFSLLTVPVWAISTVQLKSGATIEAEVLAEKPDRIVVDLGFTVVTVPRDEIESLTAKVEKGGIAVVPDNVDLYRVATNPSVFSVKENVDRVGEAVVLIRTPVGLGSGFFIHSSGYIVTNEHVIAGEYNITVTQFRRGATELEKVQYNKVRIVALDSRLDLALLKIEDAGPVLFPTVALGDGASLNDGQTVFAIGSPLGLDRTVSQGIVSARTRPLDGQLYIQTTTQINPGNSGGPLFNLRGEVVGVNNMKAMEVGVEGLNFAIPTGVLKNFLSHRDAFAFDPRNPNAGYRYLEPPQPVKASTSDKPTKP, from the coding sequence ATGACGATTCATCCTTTGGCCGTGCTTGGAGCGGCATTCTCTCTGCTGACTGTTCCGGTGTGGGCGATCAGCACGGTGCAGTTAAAAAGCGGTGCGACCATCGAGGCCGAAGTGCTCGCCGAAAAACCCGACCGCATCGTGGTGGATCTCGGTTTCACCGTCGTGACGGTTCCCCGCGACGAGATCGAATCGCTCACCGCCAAGGTCGAAAAGGGTGGGATCGCCGTGGTGCCCGACAACGTCGATCTCTACCGCGTCGCCACCAATCCCTCGGTGTTCTCCGTGAAAGAAAACGTGGACCGGGTTGGCGAAGCAGTGGTGCTCATTCGCACACCCGTCGGACTCGGCTCCGGTTTTTTTATTCATTCGTCCGGCTACATCGTGACCAACGAGCACGTCATCGCCGGTGAATACAATATCACCGTCACACAGTTCCGCCGCGGCGCGACCGAGCTGGAAAAAGTGCAGTATAACAAAGTCCGCATCGTCGCCCTCGATTCTCGCCTCGACCTCGCGCTGTTGAAGATCGAGGACGCCGGCCCGGTGCTTTTCCCGACCGTGGCGTTGGGTGACGGCGCCTCGCTCAATGACGGACAGACCGTCTTCGCCATTGGCAGCCCGCTCGGTCTCGATCGCACGGTTTCCCAAGGCATCGTGAGCGCACGCACGCGACCGCTCGACGGCCAGCTTTACATCCAGACCACCACGCAGATCAATCCGGGCAACTCCGGCGGGCCGTTGTTCAATCTGCGCGGCGAGGTCGTGGGCGTGAATAACATGAAGGCCATGGAAGTCGGTGTCGAAGGCCTGAACTTCGCGATTCCCACCGGCGTCTTAAAAAACTTTCTCAGCCATCGTGACGCTTTTGCCTTTGATCCGCGTAATCCGAACGCCGGCTACCGTTATCTCGAGCCCCCGCAACCGGTGAAAGCGTCCACGTCCGATAAACCGACCAAACCCTGA
- the hpf gene encoding ribosome hibernation-promoting factor, HPF/YfiA family, which produces MNRQNNTQEVIVSGIHLELTPSLKTFVQDKSERLFRHQERIIRVRVELECDSKQAVAQRFTAKGHIQIFGPDMNASVSSDECHKAVAMLIDKLDRMLERRSHMVKAKRQHVRVTDLEAAAPETM; this is translated from the coding sequence ATGAATAGACAAAATAATACGCAGGAAGTGATCGTTTCAGGTATTCACCTCGAACTAACCCCGTCCCTCAAAACTTTCGTTCAAGACAAGTCGGAACGCCTGTTCCGCCATCAGGAGCGAATTATCCGCGTTCGCGTGGAACTTGAATGCGACTCCAAGCAGGCCGTCGCCCAGCGCTTCACCGCCAAAGGCCACATACAGATTTTCGGCCCCGACATGAACGCCTCCGTCTCGTCGGATGAGTGCCACAAGGCCGTCGCCATGCTGATCGATAAACTCGACCGCATGCTCGAGCGCCGTTCGCACATGGTAAAGGCCAAGCGCCAGCACGTTCGCGTAACCGATCTGGAAGCCGCCGCGCCGGAAACGATGTGA
- a CDS encoding RluA family pseudouridine synthase gives MSAFPSKFWEQLPLGNGVTLLTHDANGLAAFSKPEGVLSHPNMESEVPRALLTVPYSIKDESFNWTPADVPGAAPRRLYLLNRLDSATSGVILATANEALATYMRELFLKKDIRKLYQAVVFGKPSEASQLWRDRLSVQKRRAKIRVGVGNAATGAAKASESRMTVIRQRRDVVPPLALLQLEPLTGRSHQLRVQCAGRNLPIVGDLTYGDFPANKQFAKTTGHKRLFLHSYQTTFDYEWQGKKFNFTATAPLPEEFAQLL, from the coding sequence ATGAGCGCCTTTCCTTCAAAATTCTGGGAGCAACTCCCGCTCGGCAACGGAGTCACCTTGCTCACGCACGACGCCAATGGTCTCGCCGCATTCAGCAAGCCCGAGGGCGTGCTCTCGCATCCCAACATGGAGAGCGAGGTCCCGCGCGCGCTCCTGACCGTGCCTTATTCCATCAAGGACGAATCCTTCAACTGGACGCCCGCCGATGTCCCCGGTGCCGCGCCGCGCCGTCTGTATTTGTTGAACCGCCTCGATTCCGCCACGTCCGGCGTGATCCTCGCCACCGCCAACGAGGCGCTCGCGACCTACATGCGCGAACTTTTCCTGAAGAAGGATATTCGCAAGCTCTACCAAGCCGTCGTGTTTGGAAAACCGTCCGAGGCTTCGCAGCTCTGGCGCGACCGCCTTTCCGTGCAGAAGCGTCGCGCCAAAATCCGCGTCGGCGTGGGCAATGCCGCCACCGGCGCCGCCAAGGCCTCCGAGTCGCGCATGACCGTGATCCGCCAGCGTCGCGACGTCGTGCCGCCGCTCGCCTTGCTGCAACTGGAGCCGCTCACCGGCCGCAGCCACCAGCTGCGCGTGCAGTGCGCGGGTCGCAACCTGCCCATCGTCGGTGACCTGACCTACGGCGATTTCCCCGCCAACAAACAGTTCGCCAAGACCACCGGTCACAAGCGGCTCTTTCTGCACTCCTACCAGACGACGTTCGACTACGAGTGGCAGGGTAAAAAGTTCAATTTCACCGCCACCGCGCCTTTGCCTGAAGAGTTTGCCCAGTTGCTTTGA
- a CDS encoding chemotaxis protein CheB, which yields MKTSNLSGSSSASAPAECIVIGGSAGSIDALINILPALPRDFALPVLVVIHLPPNERSLLAEIFGPRCQLPVKEAEDKEPLAGGTIYFAPPNYHLLVESDFTLSLSSDEPVFYSRPAIDILFETAADAYGNGLRAVVLTGASSDGAAGLRAVHRVGGLCFVQRPDTAEVSLMPQSALEACPAARSLNVQQIARELSAQAGIRPHLT from the coding sequence ATGAAAACCTCGAACCTCTCCGGCTCATCATCCGCATCCGCACCGGCGGAGTGCATCGTCATCGGCGGCTCCGCCGGATCAATCGACGCGCTGATCAACATCCTGCCCGCCTTGCCGCGCGATTTTGCGCTGCCGGTATTGGTGGTGATTCATCTCCCTCCAAACGAACGCAGCCTGCTCGCCGAAATATTCGGCCCGCGTTGCCAGCTCCCCGTGAAGGAAGCAGAAGACAAGGAACCGTTGGCCGGCGGCACGATCTATTTTGCACCGCCTAATTATCACCTGCTCGTGGAATCAGACTTCACCCTTTCCCTGTCCAGCGACGAGCCCGTGTTCTATTCCCGCCCCGCCATCGACATCTTATTCGAAACCGCCGCCGATGCCTATGGCAATGGATTGAGAGCCGTGGTGCTGACCGGTGCAAGCAGCGACGGTGCCGCCGGGCTTCGTGCGGTGCACCGGGTCGGCGGACTGTGTTTCGTGCAACGGCCGGACACGGCCGAGGTGTCACTGATGCCTCAGAGCGCACTTGAGGCCTGTCCCGCCGCGCGGTCACTCAACGTTCAGCAAATCGCGCGTGAACTCAGCGCCCAAGCCGGCATTCGTCCCCATCTTACGTGA
- a CDS encoding CheR family methyltransferase, with the protein MAAKTEEIELQLLLEALYQQYHYDFRGYSMASVKRRVAQALVQFKCPSISALQEKLLHDPGLVPHLVAYLTVQVSEMFRDPSYYRALRENVIPHLKTYPSLKVWVAGCSAGEELYSLAILFREEGLESRTIFYATDINADALKKAELGIYDLDRVALFTDNHRKSGGKSSLSDYYTAAYGGVKFDKTLRERTVFSDHSLVSDSVFAEVHLVTCRNVLIYFNRELQDRAIGLFEDALVRRGFMGLGLKESMHFSAHTDSFTPFVLDQRIYQKKG; encoded by the coding sequence GTGGCCGCCAAAACCGAGGAGATCGAGCTGCAGTTGCTGCTTGAAGCACTCTACCAGCAATACCATTACGATTTTCGTGGGTATTCGATGGCCTCGGTTAAACGCCGCGTCGCCCAGGCACTCGTGCAATTCAAGTGTCCGAGCATTTCCGCGCTGCAGGAAAAGCTTCTCCATGATCCCGGATTGGTCCCGCACTTGGTGGCCTACCTTACGGTTCAAGTCAGCGAGATGTTTCGTGATCCTTCCTACTACCGGGCGTTGCGTGAAAACGTAATTCCCCACCTGAAAACGTATCCGTCGCTCAAGGTCTGGGTCGCCGGTTGCAGCGCTGGCGAAGAGCTCTATTCGCTCGCTATTCTTTTCCGCGAGGAAGGCCTCGAAAGCCGCACGATTTTTTATGCCACCGACATCAATGCGGACGCATTAAAAAAAGCCGAACTCGGAATCTACGACTTGGATCGGGTTGCCCTCTTCACTGACAACCATCGTAAATCAGGAGGTAAATCCTCCCTCTCCGATTACTACACGGCGGCTTACGGCGGCGTGAAATTCGACAAAACTCTCCGCGAGCGAACGGTTTTTTCCGACCATAGCCTCGTCTCCGATTCGGTGTTTGCCGAAGTGCATCTCGTTACCTGCCGCAACGTCTTGATTTACTTCAACCGCGAGTTGCAGGACCGCGCGATCGGCCTGTTTGAAGACGCATTGGTGCGCCGCGGATTTATGGGTCTGGGCCTTAAGGAAAGCATGCATTTTTCCGCGCACACCGACTCATTCACTCCGTTTGTATTGGATCAGCGGATATATCAAAAGAAAGGCTGA
- a CDS encoding FG-GAP repeat domain-containing protein produces the protein MSSSLLNGRLGAVCLLAVASLHAAAPEVALSGPEVQKLDWNTRVLQAVDMNGDKLLDVLVANNDRSTIDILYQLKPGEAREVATKSANANRWEPVVEDARFRRERVTTGVTMYDLVAGDLNGDGRADLAYSGDPQALTVRYQEEEGTWREVKLSEAPGPIQSPGSLRLADLNGDGRTDLVMLGLKELVVFYQSEAGELASPQRFPLADENCYGLELFDVDGDGRPDIVYLSNSPRDAFRVRLQNAQAQFGPEQAYSIKSARSTLQVLAPADAKAKQPARLVFAQQRTGQLEFFNLETAKKGKDGAAPVLRPRVFTPRTSGKTPASYAFGDFNADGREDIAVSDADGAQVFIYFRQADGGFTTAERFPSFADVRSLAAGDWTGDGRADLIVASLKEQSVGVASVNAEGRLDYPQPLPGTGRPLAVAAGDVMGKGKLSIVVLREEKGKRWFDVLARNSEGAPVILRTVELTGLKTDPRGLRLIDANQDGRLDVAVFTPLDSMRLFLQNADGSFTDASAGAGFRKGLVDNLDASAVSSGDPAGDGKQALLVSTGGFTRALSLDAKGALTVIDQFNARDTTAEITASFVIPTPKGGRSEVLLYDRKGEQFQRLRANKQGVYEVVDAVPVGRIDVVGAEVRATGKGGRQSELFLLGKDRFWWMPLDRGDFTARSVETYTTDLPEINYSDVIAGDLTDDGKVELVTLDPDNSVVEVLARDESSKAWVSRVHFKVFETDDHYQGRRGEALEPREAIVADVTGDGKKDLLLLVHDRVLIYPQK, from the coding sequence ATGAGTTCATCTCTTCTTAACGGCCGTCTCGGTGCCGTCTGTTTGCTCGCAGTTGCTTCTTTGCACGCGGCGGCGCCTGAAGTCGCGTTGAGCGGACCCGAGGTGCAGAAACTCGATTGGAATACCCGCGTGCTTCAAGCCGTGGATATGAACGGCGACAAGCTGCTCGATGTGCTCGTGGCGAACAATGACCGCTCGACCATCGATATTCTTTATCAACTCAAACCGGGTGAGGCCCGCGAGGTCGCGACGAAATCCGCCAATGCCAACCGCTGGGAACCCGTCGTGGAGGATGCGCGTTTCCGTCGTGAGCGGGTCACCACCGGTGTGACGATGTATGATCTGGTGGCGGGCGACCTCAATGGCGATGGCCGCGCCGATCTCGCCTACAGTGGTGATCCGCAGGCGTTGACCGTGCGGTATCAGGAAGAGGAAGGCACGTGGCGCGAAGTGAAACTCAGCGAAGCCCCGGGCCCGATCCAGTCTCCCGGCAGCCTGCGTCTCGCCGATCTGAACGGCGACGGTCGCACGGATTTGGTGATGCTCGGGCTGAAGGAACTCGTGGTGTTTTATCAGAGCGAGGCCGGCGAACTGGCCTCGCCGCAGCGTTTCCCGCTGGCCGATGAGAATTGCTATGGCCTCGAGCTCTTCGACGTGGATGGCGACGGGCGTCCGGATATCGTTTATCTGAGCAACAGTCCGCGTGATGCGTTTCGCGTCCGCCTGCAAAACGCGCAGGCGCAGTTCGGTCCCGAGCAGGCGTATTCGATTAAATCGGCGCGCAGCACGTTGCAGGTTCTCGCTCCGGCCGATGCGAAAGCGAAACAACCGGCGCGACTGGTGTTCGCCCAGCAGCGCACCGGGCAACTGGAGTTCTTCAATCTGGAGACGGCCAAAAAGGGTAAAGACGGCGCGGCCCCCGTGCTGCGTCCGCGCGTGTTTACTCCGCGCACGTCGGGCAAGACGCCGGCATCGTATGCGTTCGGTGATTTCAATGCGGACGGCCGCGAAGACATCGCGGTGAGTGATGCCGATGGCGCGCAGGTCTTCATTTATTTCCGTCAGGCGGACGGCGGGTTCACCACGGCGGAGCGCTTTCCGTCGTTTGCGGATGTGCGCAGTCTCGCCGCGGGTGATTGGACGGGGGACGGTCGCGCCGATTTGATCGTGGCGAGTTTGAAGGAGCAGTCGGTGGGCGTTGCGTCGGTCAATGCCGAGGGCCGTCTGGATTATCCGCAACCTCTGCCGGGAACGGGGCGTCCGCTGGCGGTTGCCGCCGGCGATGTCATGGGCAAGGGCAAGTTGTCCATCGTCGTGCTTCGCGAAGAAAAAGGAAAACGCTGGTTCGATGTGCTCGCGCGCAACAGCGAAGGTGCGCCGGTTATTCTGCGCACGGTGGAGTTGACCGGATTAAAGACCGATCCGCGCGGCTTGCGATTGATCGATGCGAACCAGGACGGACGTCTCGATGTGGCGGTGTTTACGCCGCTCGATTCGATGCGCCTGTTTCTGCAAAACGCCGATGGTAGCTTCACGGATGCAAGTGCGGGCGCGGGTTTCCGCAAAGGACTCGTGGACAATCTCGACGCGAGCGCGGTCTCGAGCGGCGATCCGGCCGGTGACGGCAAGCAGGCGTTGTTAGTGAGCACCGGTGGATTCACGCGCGCACTCAGCCTGGATGCGAAGGGTGCGTTGACAGTCATCGATCAGTTTAACGCGCGCGACACGACGGCGGAGATCACGGCATCGTTTGTGATTCCCACGCCAAAAGGCGGACGCTCCGAGGTGTTGCTCTACGACCGCAAGGGGGAGCAGTTCCAGCGCCTGCGCGCGAACAAGCAGGGCGTTTATGAAGTCGTTGATGCCGTGCCGGTCGGTCGCATTGACGTGGTGGGGGCCGAAGTGCGCGCCACGGGGAAGGGCGGGCGCCAGTCGGAGTTGTTCCTGTTGGGCAAAGACCGCTTCTGGTGGATGCCGCTGGATCGCGGTGATTTCACGGCGCGCTCGGTCGAGACCTACACGACTGATTTGCCGGAGATTAATTACAGCGACGTGATCGCGGGCGACCTGACCGATGACGGCAAAGTCGAATTAGTTACGCTGGATCCCGACAACAGCGTGGTCGAAGTGCTGGCGCGCGATGAGTCGTCCAAAGCGTGGGTGAGCCGCGTGCATTTCAAGGTCTTCGAGACGGACGACCATTATCAAGGTCGCCGCGGCGAGGCCTTGGAGCCGCGCGAAGCCATCGTGGCTGATGTTACGGGTGACGGTAAGAAAGACCTGCTGCTGCTGGTGCACGACCGCGTGCTGATTTATCCGCAGAAGTAA
- a CDS encoding SDR family NAD(P)-dependent oxidoreductase, giving the protein MSSLSEEVTKYAAVIVTGGSSGIGKSFIELIATVHPGVLICNLSRRVPAINVSQLNLRHVPCDLSKHDEVSAGADAVLSLLTEHAPKGPVLLINNSGLGAYGVFPEPNLGHQLEMLDVNVRAVVEFTGRLLPCLKTRSGAVITVASTAAFQPTPYLAAYGASKAFVLHWSLALNEELRGTGVRTLAVCPGPTSTEFFRRAGLKKGSVADSLGQTTEQVVSEALQALARGKAQVVTGWKNKVMAAVASKFPKPFVSRISAKILARWRLSKVSS; this is encoded by the coding sequence ATGTCCTCGCTAAGCGAAGAAGTCACAAAGTATGCGGCCGTCATCGTGACGGGCGGATCTTCCGGTATTGGAAAGTCCTTCATTGAGCTGATAGCGACGGTGCACCCCGGGGTGCTCATTTGCAATCTTTCAAGACGCGTTCCGGCCATAAATGTGAGTCAGCTTAACCTGCGCCATGTTCCCTGCGATTTGTCGAAGCATGATGAGGTCAGCGCTGGCGCCGACGCGGTATTAAGCCTTCTAACCGAGCATGCGCCGAAGGGGCCGGTTTTGTTGATCAACAACAGCGGCTTAGGTGCGTATGGGGTGTTTCCCGAGCCGAATCTGGGACACCAATTGGAGATGCTCGATGTGAACGTGCGGGCGGTGGTGGAGTTTACCGGACGTCTCTTGCCGTGCTTAAAAACGCGCAGTGGTGCGGTCATTACGGTGGCCTCGACGGCGGCCTTTCAACCCACGCCTTATCTGGCGGCTTACGGTGCGAGCAAGGCGTTCGTGTTGCACTGGAGTCTCGCCTTGAATGAGGAGTTGCGCGGCACCGGTGTGCGCACGCTGGCGGTCTGCCCCGGGCCGACTTCAACGGAATTTTTTCGCCGCGCGGGACTCAAGAAAGGATCGGTTGCGGATTCGCTCGGACAGACCACCGAACAGGTTGTGAGCGAAGCGTTGCAGGCGCTGGCGCGAGGCAAAGCTCAGGTTGTCACCGGCTGGAAAAACAAGGTGATGGCGGCGGTTGCATCGAAGTTTCCAAAACCGTTTGTCTCGCGTATCAGCGCAAAAATCCTGGCGCGGTGGCGCCTCAGCAAGGTGTCCTCGTGA